From Verrucomicrobiota bacterium:
CTCAAATGGTGAACCAGACTCTCCCCTCATGGCTCGTCTATTGGATCAAAATTATTTTGAGGCTTTTCCATTTTAAATCTTTTTTGCATTCGTATTGTTTATTCGTTGCGAAAGGACTGATATTTACCATCTTTTTACCGTTGGCAAGAGTGTAATCATCGTTCGTAGTCCAGTAGTTGCTCTCCCAACCCCTTTTCTAGTTCACGATATAATTTTGAATAGACATGTATCCGCTATATGTCTTGATTTTTGCGCCATTCATCTTTCTTGATTCTACATCTCTTTAAAAGCAAAGACAGTTCCAAAGTAGGTGGCATCTTTCTTATCGAGCGAAGCATGTAGCCAACCTAACTTTCTTGGTATTTCCACATCAAGACTGAATGTCACTGTCTGGAAAGTCGAGCCAGGTTGTATGACGCAAGCTATATATACATCTTTAGAAATTTGATCGATACTATGCCCATATGGAAGGTGAGCTAATAATCAATATTGTCTTTCATGCTAGAACTATCGAAGTTATTCTGTGTAATATACAAATCTTGGAAAGTCATTATAACACAATATTTTAGGTGGATCTGCGCGAATTGTATCTAGAGATACAAGAAGGTGAAATAGTGCGGTGAAGTTTCCAACATAATCCTTGAACCGACAAGTCCGTGATAAATCAATGTATAGGGATTCGTGTTATTTTTTTAAAACAATCTACATATCACTAAGATTCACAACCCCAGTTAGACCCAAATCATATTGTATTTGCGTCAGTAGGATCTTTATTAACAGAAAGCCCCGTTTCGTTTGAAAATTCAAACTAACATTTTATTTACGTGAGTTGATTTTCTCTTATATTTAAGATTCAGCTATGGGTGGTAATATTTTTAATTTTGTCAAAATATTAATCCCACGCGGCAAACTCACGCTTTCCTTCTTTTACGGCACGATTAGCATTTTATCACTTTTGACCTTGTCATCTACGCTTCAGGCAAACAAACCCAACCTCTTGTTGATCGTGACGGATGATCAGGGTTACGGTGATCTATCCCTACATGGGAACACGGTATTAGACACCCCCCATTTAGATAAGCTGGGGCAAGAATCCATGAGATTTGAAAGTTTTCACACCACCCCTGTTTGTGCCACTACCAGGGCCTCTCTGCTCACTGGGAAGAATCATCTGAAGGTAGGAGTTTGGGGCGTTCATATCTCTCGCGACTACCTCCATTTGCGGGAAAATACACTGGCGCAAATTCTCAAAGATACGGGGTATGCTACTGGTTTTATTGGAAAATGGCATTGTGGGCGCGCACCAGCTTGGATGCCCTGGAACCGAGGTTTCGACGAAGCCTGGGTTGCGGATCTTTATAATCATTATGAAACCCCCATCAGCTACAACGGTAGGGCTCTTAAAACGAAGGGCTGGGCGGATGAATCTTTTACCAACCTTGCCATTGATTTCATAAAAAAGCAGAAGCAGCCCTTTTTCCTGATGTTGAATTATATGAGTATTCATACCCCGCTCGAGGCGCCAGAAACATCTATACAGAAGCACCGAGATAAGGGGCAATCCGAGTATTTTTCAACACTCAATGGGATGATCGAGTATCTCGATTTTAACATCGGGAGATTAGTTCATTCCTTGGAAACATCTGGACTGCGAAAAGATACAGTCATCGTGTTCATCAGTGACAATGGTCCTATTCACAAAACAAAATCAAATAAGCATAGGTTAACTCGTGAGGAAATCAGACTCCGGTGCCCTCAGAAATATAAAGGGGTGAAAGGAAACATTTGGCAAAATGCCCTTCGGGTCCCATGCTTTATAAGCTGGCCTGGGAAGATTGACCCAGGCTCTATAGATGCGTTTACCGATGTCACAGACCTTTTTCCGACCCTTCTTGATTTGGCAAATGCCAAGCTCCCACAAAACGGAGAAACCATCGACGGACTTTCCCTCAATCCTTTCTTGCAAGGGCAACAAACGAGCTGGCCAGAGAAACGTGATTTTTACAGGCCTCATTGGACCATTTCATTGAGTGGCTCTATGCAAAAAAACAATGTCTTAGTTTCCAAAAACACTCTTAAGTTTGATACACAGATTGGAGCCTGGAGACATGGCCCCTACAAGTTTGTGAAGGTCAAGAAAGAATATTCTCTTTACGACATTTCCAAGGATCCTTCTGAAAAAACTAACATCATGTCTGATCATCCAGAGCTCGCGGACAAGATGAAAGCGCAATTAAAGATGGCGTTTGAAGATGTTGTCCAGCACCCTCGCAGTTTCATTCATCCCCGTTTTCATATTGGCCACCCTGTTTATGACACCTATGACCAGGTGGGAGGCAATCTAAGCGGATCGCAAATTCCTTGCGGTGGTGGTATTCAAATGTCTGGCAATGTAAAAGCTGATATTCACAGCTCTTTGAACTGGAAGGAATCCGGGGATTCACAGACTATACCAGTAGAAGTAATAACCGGTGGAGAGTATGAAGTTCGGATTGATGCTCCGGGATCTTGCCAAGGCACTAAGCTCATGGTAACTGTTGGAGACTCCATTCTGAAAGGAACATTGAAACAAGCGGGAACCGAGTGGAAGCTAGGCACTCTCAAGCTTAAAGAAGGCGCACAAGATCTCACTATTCATCTCATTCAAAAATCTAAAGACTTTTCCATCCTGCGTATGATCAATTTTATCAAACAATAAGTAACTTCTAGAAACAAAAGGCATGACAAACTCTCTACTACTTAAAAATATTAAATTATTCAGTATATTCACACTGGCATGTTTATTAGCTCAAACTGAAGCAGCCGATAAACAACAAAATGTGCTTTTTATAGCTGTCGATGATTTAAGATCTCAACTGAAGTGTTACGGTTATGAAAAAATGGTGACTCCACACATCGACTCGCTGGCGGAAGAGGGAGTCCTCTTCCAGAATCATTACGTGTCGAATCCTATCTGTATTCCCTCCCGAGCAGCTCTTCTCACGAGTATCCGGTGCGAGCGGACGCGGCAAGCCTACGGTCCTTCCAATTGGATTGAACTAGATGGAGTACAGACAATTGGTCGCACCTTCGGTGATGCCGGTTACATGACCGCTTCGCTTGGCAAAGTCTGGCATACCCGAGGAGATGTACCTGAGGATAAAGCGGACCGTTTTGACGTTGTCTGGAAACGTGCCGATAGCGACATCTACGCGGATCCGGAATTTTCGGAACTACGCGAAAATCTCGATTATGGCGACAAGGAAGGGGTACGAAAAATAAAAGCAAAACTGCCTGCTGCCGAAGGACCCCTGGACGTTCCAGATGAAGCCTATGGCGATGGATTAATGGTTCCTGAAGTCATTAAATTGATGAGTCAAGCAGTGGAATCTAAAAAACCATTCATGTTTATCCTTGGCTTCCAAAAACCGCACCTACCCTTCAATGCACCCAAACGTTATTGGGATCTTTACGATCCTGAAAGCCTCCCGGGAACTCCAACTCGAGAGAACTTGCCACAGGATGCCTCTAAGTTTCAACTCCGCTCAAATCATGAGCTGTGGAAATATGCGGACGGCTTTAGCAAGAGTGCCCCCCCCAGCGGAAAGGCTGCCAGCCGGCTTCTTCATGCATACGCCGCATGTATAAGCTATGTCGACACGCAAATTGGAAAAGTCTTAGCAGAGCTGGAACGTCTCAAAATCCGTGAGCAAACGATCATTGTATTTTGGAGCGACCACGGTTATCAGCTTGGACATCTGGGAAGCTGGACCAAACTGACTAATTTTGAAATGACCGCTGGAGCACCCCTAATCATTTCAGCTCCCGGATTCAGTCGCGGGAAAAAGACGACAAAAGTCGTTGAAAGCGTCGATCTTTTTCCCACGTTGTTGGATCTTTGCAGTCTAAGCCCATTACCACTAACAGATGGTGTAACCTTACGCCCTCTACTGCTCAATCCAGAAAACCCTGATTGGAACGAGCCCGCTTTTCACGTCGTCAGACGCGGTAGCAATGCCGTGGGCTTGGCGGTTAGGGATGAGAAATTCCGCTATATTGAATGGAGGAAAGGGTGGGAGCAGGACAGCAAAGTTCTTGAAGTCGAACTCTACGATTATAGTAAACACCCCGAGGAGCGCATTAATGTAGCTGACACCCCGGAGTACGCAGTGGAACGTCAACGTCTTGCTCAATTACTCTGGAGTTGGAAAAATTAAATAACCTTTAAACCCATAAATTAAATGCAAAAACACTTCTATCTTAGAATCATCATTATAGTAACCGGGATCGTAATAACCTCACTATCGGATTTAGATGCCTCTCTCTCCGATCCGGACGCCACCCCGGAAACAGTTATTTTCTATAACAATCTTAAGGAGATCTCCAAGACCCACCTCCTTTACGGGCAATACACACCGTATACCAGGGGGAAGTATATCCAGAATGATGAAGAGCGTATGATGGAACCCCGATTCGACAAAACGGACTCTATGGCGCTTGTCGGGGCGCACCCAGCAGTTGTTGAATTTGGGTTACATAAAGAAATCCATCACGAATACTGGAAAAAGCTGATACCTGAACTGCACCGAAGAGGTGTCGTTATAAGCCTGAGCTCACATCCTAGAAATCCAGATTTAGAAGTTCCGCACAATAACTCGCATAAATCCAACGAGGGCGATCCAGTCACTAAAGTATTAGACCGCAACAGTCCTGACCACAAAGGCTGGATGAGAGAACTGCGCAAATATGGAGAATTTATCAAAACTTTAAAAGATGACAAAGGCCGACCCATTCCTCTACTTCTTCGATTGTATCATGAACATACAGGTGGTTGGTTCTGGTGGGGAACTAAAACTTCAACTCCCGAACAGTTTAATGAGCTCTGGAGAATGACGGTTGATTTTTATCGCCAAGACATGAAACTACATAATTTGATCTATGTGATCTCACCTAGTAAACCTACTACCCGAGAAAAATACTTATCACGTTTTCCAGGAATGGACTATGTCGATGTCTTCGGTTTGGATAGCTATGAAACCGAAGCTGGACCTGAGATTTTGCTACAGTCCTCTCGGGTAGCTGCCCAATTGGCGAAGGAAAACGACAAAATCGCAGCAATCACAGAATTCGGATACAAGAAAGGATTCTCAAAGCTGACTGATGCAAAATTTTTCACAAATATGTTTTTGGAGAACATAAAGAAAGATCCTCTCGCTTCAGAGGTTGTGTATGCCTTGACGTGGTTTGGCCGAAAGCCCCAAACTGAAGAGGAACCCAGTAACTGGAGCGCCTACAAGGACGAGCCGTCAACCAAGCATGTTTTTCCCGATTTTGTCAAGTTCCACAAAAACCCTTGGACTCTCTTTGAAGGCGAGGTACCTCCGCTTTACAAATAATTAATAGGTTAGAGCGCTTTCTCATTCATTTTAAGCACTCATTCGCTGATGCCCAATCTAAGCCAAATGATTAGAGGTTGAGGAAGCTATCAACTATCCTATAAAACAGGAATTAATTCTATTCCACTGATCTTGGCATTTGCCGCGCTTTCTTGACGGAAATTAATCAAGATTGACCCACTGGCATCCGCCGTGGCTTTAAATTCTTTGACCAGTGCAGTAAATGCATCCACCTCCGCGAGTATATCAAATCCAGCAAGCACCTCCTTCCCGTTAATATCCACACCGAAAATTCGCTGGCCTGGCGAAATGAAAAAAATCTCAGCGAAATGCAAGCGTACTGTGTAATCGTTGTTGGGGTTCAAACCAGCGAATACGTATGAGAAATCCCCAGTATTCCAGCGCTCGCTTTGATACAAAGATTCTGGAGCAGGGATGGGAGCATTCGTGCTATCTATCACTATAGCCTGAGAAGTTGAATTCAAATTACTAGCGCTAAATCCCGAGTCAGCGGCAAAAAAATCATCAATAGCTGGGCCTCCAGAATTGATGCCAAATCCAGATATAGATGGCGCGGCTGGACTCAGCTCCACATAGTCCAGATTAAACTTATTGTTTTGAAGTAGAATTCTCAACTCTTGCACCCCGGCCTCAAGAAATAGTGGATCTCCTGACTTCAGTTTCCAATCATACCATCCATCACCATTCGTATTAAAAGTAAGCGAGCTTCCCACGAGCTCACCATCGACTTCAAAGGCTAAACTTTTGTTCGCGCCATTGCCTGACGCAACCCGAGCCACGACATTGTAATAGCCTGTCTCAGCGACATTGATAGTATAAGCTACCCATTCTCCTTTTCGAACCCAACCGATGCAATATCCGCCCTCTTGATTAGAATCCAAATCCACGTCGTCTTCACGGTATAGACCTCCTATATTACCAGTGGTTTTATCAAAATAGCCAACATTCTGCCCCCCTTCATTATAATCTTCTGCTTCAATACGACCGGGGATGCCAATGGAAGGTGTACTCACTTTAGCAGCATTAGCCACGACTATACCATTGATCAAAGCTCCTCCCTTGCTAGACATGAAGCCCAGATCCAGTGAACCGTCCTCAACTACCACATCATACAAGATCTCAACAGCAAGTTTATCACCTACCGCTGCATATAAGTCCAGATCATTCAACACCAGATTCCCTTCTATCGATAGATCGAAGATCCGCTTATTGATTTTGCTTTTTTCGATCTCGGCAAGCTGAACCAAGAGGCTGTAACGGCCATTGGCCACTTCTAATTGATAGTAAGAATGCCCGACACGTGCTGTCCTATAAAGAGGGTCATCATAGGTATCTTCTATTTCCATTTTATTTGAAATTTTCTTTACGGATCCACCTTTATAGAAACGTTTATTATCCGCTTCGTAGTTAAATCCTATGCCGTCACCAAAACCATCACCATCAGCATCATCGGAATTAGCATTCTTATAAGAAGGACCACCCGCATTTATCGCTAGAACGAAATCATTGTAAGAAACCACCTCTACCGTGTATGGTGTAGAAGCTGAGAACAAAGAATTGGTGACCACAACTTGTAAGTTGTAGATGCCCGGCTCACTGAAAATAGCTCGTGTAATTTTAGTATTAGGCTCCCCAAATTGAACCGTCCCTGGGCCCGAAACCTGACTCCATTGCACTGTTGCAGCAACCCCTATGGGGTTAGCAATCAGGCTGGCAGTTCCCCGCTCATGAACTAAAAGACTTCCCGTCACATAGACTTCCAAACCTTGAGGCTCACCCGTGCCTCCAGTAAGAATATCTACGATACCTCGCAAAATTGGCTCGTTGTCTTTTTCTTCAATATCCGAGCCCGGACCATTGTTCCACATCGGTTGGCGATCAAACATCGCAAAAAATTTTCCACTACCCACATCAGCATGAGCGAGAGCCGCATATTGAGGATTCTCAATGGTAATACCCTCAGGATCATCGAGATCTACCAGAAGCCCTTCTACTCTGTGTTCCTCATTGTAAGGAATTAAGATCGTTGCAATGTCTGTATCAACTGCTACAGGAGAAACGCCTTCCCCCTCTAAGATTGGACGATCCACAACTAACGGATCCGTTGCATTTGGTCCTGGACGAAAAGATGCCGTGCCACCACCTAAGTCGACCGTAACTTCCATCCCATAATCAGAGATCAAATTGTTAGTAACAGTTTGGCCAATAGGATTATCTCCTCCTACTATTTTGAAAAAACCACCAGATGCAGAATCGCTGTATATCAAAGCGTTTCCACCAGCGCTAAGCCATCTATGAAGTGCTCTTTTCTCAGTCGCGGTCCAAATTTCCTGATGCAAGCCAAATATAATCCCATCAAATTGATTTAAAAACGCATTATTTAGCCTTATCTCCTTATCATAGTATCCAGTAATTGTATGACCATCTCGCTCAACTAATTCTTTGAATAGACTAAGACCCGTGTCGCCAGAATCAGCCAGTAGCATCTGATCGTAGGGCTCTTCATTAGGACCTGAGGGCACGGCCCCATCTGGTGCGACATCACCGTAAATATAGGCGATATTGCCGGCAATAAGAGGCAAAGTAACGAATGATAACATCAGCACAAGAGCTACATATTTTAGGCCTGAACAGGCGTGATACAATTTCATATGAGTAATTCCGATTTGACTTTTAATCCTTAAATAAGGCATCATTATATCTGAAAAATCGCTATAATTCTTCTCATTATAAAAGAAATCTTTCCCATATTCGAACTTTAGAGGAACTTAGAGATTAATATTACGCTTACAGATGATTTTTATCCATTCGGCCTTCGCGGGCGCCAGGACAATATTCTTCCCATGAAGCGGGCCCATCGGCATATGGAAATTGAATTATTCACCAGCGTGGACTCAAAATTTGTTCGCAGGTTCGGTGACGAAATTGAATACTTTGAAAAAGATGAGCTCGTCATCTTCTGGGGCTGCATCCCACACCAATTATTGGAGATGAAGGAATGCGAGCGCGGTTTCATTGCCTATTTCCCTTTGAGCTTGTTTTTCAATTGGAATTTACCCGCATCATTCCGTCAAGCAATTTTACAGGGTAGAACTCTTAGATTTTCCAAAAGATCCTCAGCAATTCAACTCGCTTTGGATAACTTGAAAAATGTGCTTCCTAAACCGAATGCGATGAATCTGAAAATTTCCCGCTCCGCATACTTACTTGTGCAGGGGTCCGTTCAGGCTATTGCTGAAGAATACATGAAACAAAATCTGGAATACAACTTTACACCCTCCGAAAATATGTGTTTCGAAAAAGTTGTGGGCATGCTTGAGTATTTGGCGGCAAATTATCAACGACCAATCACAGCGAATGATATTTGCTCTAGTGTAAATCTCAATGTGACCTATGGGCGAACGCTGTTTAGAAAAGCAGTGAGCATGACCCTGCAAAAATTCCTTAGGCAACTAAGGGTCGAACAAGCAAAATACCTTCTTTCACAGACAGATCTTCCAATTATAGAGGTTTGTATGGACTCTGGTTTCGCTAGCAATAGTCGCTTCTATGCGAGTTTTCAAGAAACCACACACCTCTCACCCAAAGCTTACCGCCAAGCTGCCCAGAAACGTATTGCTTTGCTGCCAAATGCCTAAGCACTCAACCATTGTCCACTACAACCCCATAATGACAGAAGGTGTGCAAGATACGTTAAAGCTTGAGAGATAGATAAGGAGCACTTACTTGGGGATAGCACTGTCATAAATCCCATAAAACCTATTTACTATCAAGATGTTAAAAGGATTCTTTACTCTCTAATACATTATTCAGGTTTCATGCTAAGGTTTCTGCGTTAACCTTCAAAAATCACTATGAAAAAATACTACACCTTATATCTTAATATTGCTACGACGTTCCTAAGTTTAGGGATTTTGATTATTTCAAACTCACACTCTGCAATTGCGGAATCAAAGCGACCCAATATCGTCTGGATGTGTGGCGAAGACTTGGGCGCTCAACTCAGCCCTTACGGGGAAAAGCACGCCCGCTACGCCAAGACGCCAAATATTGACCATATTGCTAACTTGAGTCTGACCTACAATCTTGCCTGGTCAAACTCACCAGTATGTCGCCCGGCAAGGACGGCCTTGGCCATGGGAATGTATGCGGAGAGCTTGGGCGGTCAGCACATGCGCTCAACAGTGTCACCCCCTCCAGGCTCCAAAATGTATTCACAGATTCTAAGCGAAGCTGGCTACAAAACGGCCAATCATGGGAAAGAAGACTATGCCGTGCGTAAAACTGGCACACTATGGAATAGTAATGCTTCACTAGCTGATATTGAACAACCATTTTTCATGAAGCTGCAATACGGCAAGCTACACGAGGGCGGC
This genomic window contains:
- a CDS encoding glycosyl hydrolase, whose protein sequence is MQKHFYLRIIIIVTGIVITSLSDLDASLSDPDATPETVIFYNNLKEISKTHLLYGQYTPYTRGKYIQNDEERMMEPRFDKTDSMALVGAHPAVVEFGLHKEIHHEYWKKLIPELHRRGVVISLSSHPRNPDLEVPHNNSHKSNEGDPVTKVLDRNSPDHKGWMRELRKYGEFIKTLKDDKGRPIPLLLRLYHEHTGGWFWWGTKTSTPEQFNELWRMTVDFYRQDMKLHNLIYVISPSKPTTREKYLSRFPGMDYVDVFGLDSYETEAGPEILLQSSRVAAQLAKENDKIAAITEFGYKKGFSKLTDAKFFTNMFLENIKKDPLASEVVYALTWFGRKPQTEEEPSNWSAYKDEPSTKHVFPDFVKFHKNPWTLFEGEVPPLYK
- a CDS encoding sulfatase, with translation MTNSLLLKNIKLFSIFTLACLLAQTEAADKQQNVLFIAVDDLRSQLKCYGYEKMVTPHIDSLAEEGVLFQNHYVSNPICIPSRAALLTSIRCERTRQAYGPSNWIELDGVQTIGRTFGDAGYMTASLGKVWHTRGDVPEDKADRFDVVWKRADSDIYADPEFSELRENLDYGDKEGVRKIKAKLPAAEGPLDVPDEAYGDGLMVPEVIKLMSQAVESKKPFMFILGFQKPHLPFNAPKRYWDLYDPESLPGTPTRENLPQDASKFQLRSNHELWKYADGFSKSAPPSGKAASRLLHAYAACISYVDTQIGKVLAELERLKIREQTIIVFWSDHGYQLGHLGSWTKLTNFEMTAGAPLIISAPGFSRGKKTTKVVESVDLFPTLLDLCSLSPLPLTDGVTLRPLLLNPENPDWNEPAFHVVRRGSNAVGLAVRDEKFRYIEWRKGWEQDSKVLEVELYDYSKHPEERINVADTPEYAVERQRLAQLLWSWKN
- a CDS encoding malectin domain-containing carbohydrate-binding protein, encoding MKLYHACSGLKYVALVLMLSFVTLPLIAGNIAYIYGDVAPDGAVPSGPNEEPYDQMLLADSGDTGLSLFKELVERDGHTITGYYDKEIRLNNAFLNQFDGIIFGLHQEIWTATEKRALHRWLSAGGNALIYSDSASGGFFKIVGGDNPIGQTVTNNLISDYGMEVTVDLGGGTASFRPGPNATDPLVVDRPILEGEGVSPVAVDTDIATILIPYNEEHRVEGLLVDLDDPEGITIENPQYAALAHADVGSGKFFAMFDRQPMWNNGPGSDIEEKDNEPILRGIVDILTGGTGEPQGLEVYVTGSLLVHERGTASLIANPIGVAATVQWSQVSGPGTVQFGEPNTKITRAIFSEPGIYNLQVVVTNSLFSASTPYTVEVVSYNDFVLAINAGGPSYKNANSDDADGDGFGDGIGFNYEADNKRFYKGGSVKKISNKMEIEDTYDDPLYRTARVGHSYYQLEVANGRYSLLVQLAEIEKSKINKRIFDLSIEGNLVLNDLDLYAAVGDKLAVEILYDVVVEDGSLDLGFMSSKGGALINGIVVANAAKVSTPSIGIPGRIEAEDYNEGGQNVGYFDKTTGNIGGLYREDDVDLDSNQEGGYCIGWVRKGEWVAYTINVAETGYYNVVARVASGNGANKSLAFEVDGELVGSSLTFNTNGDGWYDWKLKSGDPLFLEAGVQELRILLQNNKFNLDYVELSPAAPSISGFGINSGGPAIDDFFAADSGFSASNLNSTSQAIVIDSTNAPIPAPESLYQSERWNTGDFSYVFAGLNPNNDYTVRLHFAEIFFISPGQRIFGVDINGKEVLAGFDILAEVDAFTALVKEFKATADASGSILINFRQESAANAKISGIELIPVL
- a CDS encoding sulfatase-like hydrolase/transferase yields the protein MGGNIFNFVKILIPRGKLTLSFFYGTISILSLLTLSSTLQANKPNLLLIVTDDQGYGDLSLHGNTVLDTPHLDKLGQESMRFESFHTTPVCATTRASLLTGKNHLKVGVWGVHISRDYLHLRENTLAQILKDTGYATGFIGKWHCGRAPAWMPWNRGFDEAWVADLYNHYETPISYNGRALKTKGWADESFTNLAIDFIKKQKQPFFLMLNYMSIHTPLEAPETSIQKHRDKGQSEYFSTLNGMIEYLDFNIGRLVHSLETSGLRKDTVIVFISDNGPIHKTKSNKHRLTREEIRLRCPQKYKGVKGNIWQNALRVPCFISWPGKIDPGSIDAFTDVTDLFPTLLDLANAKLPQNGETIDGLSLNPFLQGQQTSWPEKRDFYRPHWTISLSGSMQKNNVLVSKNTLKFDTQIGAWRHGPYKFVKVKKEYSLYDISKDPSEKTNIMSDHPELADKMKAQLKMAFEDVVQHPRSFIHPRFHIGHPVYDTYDQVGGNLSGSQIPCGGGIQMSGNVKADIHSSLNWKESGDSQTIPVEVITGGEYEVRIDAPGSCQGTKLMVTVGDSILKGTLKQAGTEWKLGTLKLKEGAQDLTIHLIQKSKDFSILRMINFIKQ
- a CDS encoding helix-turn-helix domain-containing protein, yielding MKRAHRHMEIELFTSVDSKFVRRFGDEIEYFEKDELVIFWGCIPHQLLEMKECERGFIAYFPLSLFFNWNLPASFRQAILQGRTLRFSKRSSAIQLALDNLKNVLPKPNAMNLKISRSAYLLVQGSVQAIAEEYMKQNLEYNFTPSENMCFEKVVGMLEYLAANYQRPITANDICSSVNLNVTYGRTLFRKAVSMTLQKFLRQLRVEQAKYLLSQTDLPIIEVCMDSGFASNSRFYASFQETTHLSPKAYRQAAQKRIALLPNA